A genomic region of Candidatus Palauibacter polyketidifaciens contains the following coding sequences:
- a CDS encoding HEAT repeat domain-containing protein, which yields MNNRVRHLTWTGLLLAGLTIVDAAPAGDALPVLGAGTLAAQTVQQGEVARFLEARRAINAEEFERAVALFQAVRTESALTTPPFEPDSYYWEAFARYRLGDLAEAQLLLEILMVGFPEARQAEPRLHREAGRLYHDARALQFEIRGQLASQGDAGDAERLLREAEETLDFATTPGFRVMPMEVGDRTLTLPVRVADLTAVPDSLAADSLADAQGEPDALGEPDAPDAQDAAEDYLQRLAESSERITDFERLVADYARTVPDYDARTVPDYDWQRAEYQEALRAASQERGTCDDVSVQLAALEAVMRYEINRMQVLRGVLARDDECSTRLHEEAVGLIAREETDDAEDVLLGIFETHSERSVRRHALQEMWRFNSWDVYQVLKRTLEHSDDYAMQSDAIEALRRSAFEGTTTGAAWMQYGLRNGAVNALLDAALDESKSESIRSAAIRAMGRRDDVHAAAFIPVYERLHADVLKGSVFWAVQRKVREEEDMETAAWARSVAFDTEESEDVREEAFTAWAGHPTVTVAYLADLYGEISEPFLKMQAIYAIFERADSDSDAPRVLMELIRNEPDQEVRERGIYWLGRTGSEEAVDFLLELLSPPAADTVIPPAADTVPRRPG from the coding sequence ATGAATAATCGCGTAAGGCACTTGACGTGGACCGGACTGCTGCTGGCCGGCCTCACGATCGTGGACGCCGCCCCCGCGGGCGATGCGCTGCCCGTGCTCGGGGCGGGAACCCTTGCCGCGCAGACCGTCCAGCAGGGAGAGGTGGCGCGATTCCTCGAGGCGCGTCGCGCCATCAACGCGGAGGAGTTCGAGCGCGCGGTGGCGCTCTTCCAGGCGGTGCGGACCGAATCCGCGCTGACGACGCCCCCGTTCGAGCCCGATTCCTACTATTGGGAGGCGTTCGCCCGCTATCGCCTCGGCGACCTGGCCGAGGCGCAGTTGCTGCTCGAAATACTGATGGTCGGGTTCCCCGAGGCGCGCCAGGCCGAGCCTCGCCTGCACAGGGAGGCCGGGCGGCTGTACCATGACGCGCGGGCCCTGCAATTCGAGATCCGGGGCCAGCTTGCGTCGCAGGGCGACGCCGGCGATGCGGAGCGGCTGCTGCGCGAGGCGGAGGAAACCCTCGACTTCGCCACGACGCCCGGCTTTCGCGTGATGCCCATGGAGGTGGGGGACCGCACCCTCACGCTTCCTGTCCGAGTGGCAGACCTGACGGCTGTGCCGGACTCGCTGGCCGCCGATTCGCTGGCCGACGCTCAGGGCGAGCCGGACGCACTGGGCGAGCCGGACGCGCCGGACGCACAAGACGCGGCGGAGGACTACCTCCAGCGATTGGCGGAATCCTCGGAGAGGATCACCGATTTCGAGCGGCTGGTTGCGGACTACGCGCGGACGGTCCCGGACTACGACGCGCGGACGGTCCCGGACTACGACTGGCAGCGGGCGGAATACCAGGAGGCCCTGCGCGCCGCGTCGCAGGAGCGAGGAACGTGCGACGACGTGTCAGTGCAGTTGGCGGCGCTCGAAGCGGTCATGCGCTACGAGATCAACCGGATGCAGGTGCTTCGCGGCGTCCTGGCCCGTGACGACGAGTGTTCGACGCGGCTACACGAGGAGGCCGTCGGACTCATCGCGAGAGAGGAAACCGACGATGCGGAGGACGTTCTCCTCGGCATCTTCGAGACCCATTCGGAGAGGTCCGTCCGCCGGCACGCGCTGCAGGAAATGTGGCGTTTCAACTCCTGGGATGTGTACCAGGTGCTCAAGCGGACGCTCGAGCACTCGGACGACTACGCCATGCAGAGCGACGCGATCGAAGCCCTTCGCAGGAGTGCGTTCGAGGGGACGACGACCGGTGCCGCCTGGATGCAGTATGGCCTTCGCAACGGGGCCGTGAATGCGCTCCTCGACGCGGCCCTCGATGAATCGAAGTCGGAGAGCATCCGCAGCGCGGCGATCAGAGCGATGGGCCGTCGGGATGACGTGCATGCCGCCGCCTTCATTCCGGTCTACGAACGACTCCATGCGGACGTCCTCAAGGGTTCGGTGTTCTGGGCCGTGCAACGAAAGGTGCGCGAAGAGGAGGACATGGAAACCGCCGCCTGGGCGCGCTCCGTCGCCTTCGACACGGAGGAGTCCGAGGACGTGCGCGAGGAAGCTTTCACCGCGTGGGCGGGTCACCCGACGGTGACGGTGGCGTACCTTGCCGACCTCTACGGCGAGATTTCGGAGCCCTTCCTGAAGATGCAGGCCATCTACGCCATCTTCGAGCGGGCCGATTCCGACTCCGACGCCCCCCGGGTCCTGATGGAACTGATCCGCAACGAACCGGACCAGGAGGTGCGCGAGCGCGGCATCTACTGGCTCGGCCGCACCGGATCGGAGGAGGCGGTCGACTTCCTCCTCGAATTGCTGAGCCCCCCGGCCGCGGATACGGTGATTCCTCCGGCCGCCGATACGGTGCCCAGGCGACCCGGCTGA
- a CDS encoding anthranilate synthase component I family protein has product MSDASAIPDFTEFSRLAEPGRMVPVAIEIPFDLDTPVTAFSKLRRGPFSFLLESVEGGERWARFSFVGSEPREAWRLDGSETRLWTPAAGWGEPETTSDPFGAFEAWIARYEPVEIAGLPRFWGGAVGFFGYDTVRWIERLPDAPPDDLGVPDACFMATERMLIVDNLYSRAFAIAAVPVTPDDDPAELYGNAVDRLADWVGGLERAHGLGPLGNGGEASTPEVVGNRSRDDYEAAVERIREYIVAGDAYQVVVSQRAGARYAGDPLELYRALRRSNPSPYLFFIELDGMRLIGSSPETLVRVEDGMVTVRPIAGTRPRGATPREDERHARELLADEKERAEHLMLVDLGRNDVSRVARPGSVEVSRFMEIERYSHVMHLVSEVAGSLKVGADAVDAFKACFPAGTLTGAPKVRAMEIVDELEPTRRGPYGGAAGYVGYGATSLDMAIVIRTLLSVGERVYAQAGAGIVYDSEPAREWEETRHKARVLLEALTKV; this is encoded by the coding sequence ATGAGCGACGCTTCCGCCATCCCCGACTTTACCGAATTCTCCCGCCTCGCCGAGCCCGGGCGGATGGTTCCCGTGGCCATCGAAATCCCGTTCGATCTGGACACTCCGGTTACGGCGTTCTCGAAGCTGCGACGCGGCCCGTTCTCCTTCCTCCTCGAGTCGGTCGAGGGAGGGGAACGCTGGGCGCGATTCAGCTTCGTCGGCTCCGAACCCCGGGAAGCGTGGCGGCTCGACGGTTCGGAGACCCGGCTCTGGACGCCCGCGGCGGGTTGGGGCGAGCCCGAGACCACGAGCGACCCCTTCGGCGCCTTCGAGGCATGGATCGCGCGGTACGAGCCCGTCGAGATCGCGGGCCTGCCGCGGTTCTGGGGCGGGGCCGTCGGGTTCTTCGGCTACGACACGGTGCGCTGGATCGAGCGGCTGCCGGACGCGCCTCCGGACGACCTCGGCGTGCCGGACGCCTGCTTCATGGCGACGGAGCGCATGCTCATCGTAGACAACCTGTATTCCCGCGCCTTCGCCATCGCGGCCGTGCCGGTCACGCCCGACGACGACCCGGCCGAGCTGTACGGGAACGCCGTGGATCGACTCGCCGACTGGGTAGGCGGCCTGGAGAGAGCGCACGGGCTGGGGCCGCTCGGCAACGGCGGCGAGGCGAGCACGCCGGAGGTGGTCGGAAACCGCTCGCGGGACGACTACGAGGCGGCCGTCGAGCGCATCCGCGAGTACATCGTGGCGGGGGACGCGTACCAGGTCGTGGTCTCGCAGCGCGCCGGCGCCCGTTACGCGGGCGATCCTCTGGAACTCTACCGCGCCCTCCGTCGCAGCAATCCATCCCCCTATCTCTTCTTCATCGAACTGGACGGCATGCGCCTCATCGGTTCATCCCCCGAGACACTCGTCCGGGTGGAAGACGGGATGGTGACCGTCCGCCCGATCGCCGGGACGCGTCCGCGCGGAGCCACGCCGCGCGAGGACGAACGCCACGCGCGCGAGCTGCTCGCCGACGAGAAGGAGCGGGCGGAACACCTCATGCTGGTGGATCTCGGCCGCAATGATGTGAGCCGCGTCGCCCGTCCCGGCTCCGTCGAGGTGTCGCGCTTCATGGAGATCGAGCGCTACAGCCACGTCATGCACCTCGTGAGCGAGGTGGCCGGTTCGCTGAAGGTCGGAGCCGACGCCGTCGATGCCTTCAAGGCCTGCTTCCCCGCCGGCACGCTCACCGGCGCCCCGAAGGTGCGGGCGATGGAGATCGTCGATGAACTCGAACCGACGCGGCGCGGGCCCTACGGGGGGGCGGCGGGCTACGTCGGTTACGGCGCGACGAGCCTCGACATGGCCATCGTCATCCGCACGCTGCTCTCCGTCGGGGAACGCGTGTACGCGCAGGCCGGGGCCGGGATCGTCTACGACTCGGAACCCGCGCGCGAGTGGGAAGAGACCCGCCACAAGGCCCGCGTCCTCCTGGAGGCCCTGACGAAGGTCTAG
- a CDS encoding AbrB/MazE/SpoVT family DNA-binding domain-containing protein, which translates to MAIFRVMYYRDITVGSGGRITIPLEMRDHMRLADGDALKVRLEESESGQRQFTVWKTESSPGM; encoded by the coding sequence ATGGCGATCTTCCGCGTCATGTATTACCGCGACATCACCGTAGGAAGCGGCGGCCGCATCACGATTCCTCTGGAGATGCGCGACCATATGCGACTGGCCGATGGCGATGCGTTGAAGGTTCGCCTCGAGGAAAGCGAATCCGGCCAGCGCCAGTTCACCGTCTGGAAGACGGAATCCAGCCCGGGCATGTAG
- the rocD gene encoding ornithine--oxo-acid transaminase, which produces MNTSDYISQVDTWSAHNYHPLPVVLERGEGEWVWDVEGRKYLDMLSAYSAVNQGHRHPRIIEALRAQAEKLTLTSRAFHNDRMGPFLQKLCEMTGFERALPMNTGAEGVETAIKAARKWGYTVKGVAEDRAEIIVCEQNFHGRTTTIVGFSSDEGSTFGFGPFTPGFVPIPYGEADALEAAITENTVGFLVEPIQGEAGVVVPPDGFYARALEICRANGVLMINDEIQTGLGRTGKLFCADWEADRGDIMIVGKALGGGVFPVSGILANSEIMDVFHPGDHGSTFGGNPLGAAVGMAALDVIRDEDLAGRSNELGSWFKGELEAIDSPHVDHVRGRGLFIGVVVRDESGSARPFCEALQARGILAKETHEQVIRFAPPLTIEKASLEWALENIAEVLEGAAVAVA; this is translated from the coding sequence ATGAACACCAGCGATTACATCTCTCAGGTCGACACGTGGAGCGCCCACAACTACCACCCGCTTCCCGTCGTGCTCGAGCGCGGCGAAGGCGAGTGGGTGTGGGACGTCGAGGGCAGGAAGTACCTCGACATGCTGAGCGCCTATTCCGCGGTGAACCAGGGACACCGCCACCCGCGCATCATCGAGGCGCTGCGCGCGCAGGCGGAGAAGCTCACGCTCACGTCGCGCGCCTTCCACAACGACCGGATGGGCCCGTTCCTCCAGAAGCTGTGCGAGATGACGGGGTTCGAGCGCGCGCTGCCGATGAACACCGGCGCCGAGGGAGTGGAGACGGCGATCAAGGCGGCCCGCAAGTGGGGCTACACCGTAAAGGGCGTGGCGGAGGACCGGGCGGAGATCATCGTCTGCGAGCAGAACTTCCACGGCCGGACGACGACCATCGTCGGGTTCTCCTCGGATGAGGGATCCACGTTCGGGTTCGGTCCCTTCACGCCGGGCTTCGTGCCCATCCCCTACGGCGAGGCGGACGCGCTCGAGGCGGCGATCACGGAGAACACCGTCGGCTTCCTCGTCGAGCCCATCCAGGGCGAGGCGGGCGTCGTCGTGCCGCCGGATGGTTTCTATGCGCGGGCGCTGGAGATCTGCCGCGCGAACGGCGTCCTCATGATCAACGACGAGATCCAGACGGGTCTGGGACGGACCGGCAAGCTGTTCTGCGCCGACTGGGAGGCGGACCGCGGCGACATCATGATCGTCGGCAAAGCGCTCGGCGGGGGCGTGTTCCCTGTCTCAGGGATCCTCGCGAACTCCGAGATCATGGACGTGTTCCATCCGGGAGACCACGGCTCGACCTTCGGCGGAAATCCGCTCGGGGCGGCGGTCGGGATGGCGGCGCTGGACGTGATCCGGGATGAGGATCTCGCCGGGCGGTCGAACGAACTGGGCTCCTGGTTCAAGGGAGAACTGGAGGCGATCGATTCGCCGCACGTGGACCACGTGCGCGGGCGCGGCCTGTTCATCGGCGTGGTCGTGCGGGACGAGTCGGGGTCGGCGCGTCCGTTCTGCGAGGCGCTGCAGGCGCGCGGGATCCTCGCCAAGGAGACGCACGAGCAGGTGATCCGGTTCGCGCCTCCGCTCACGATTGAGAAGGCGAGCCTGGAATGGGCGCTGGAGAACATCGCCGAGGTGCTGGAGGGCGCGGCGGTCGCCGTCGCCTAG
- a CDS encoding von Willebrand factor type A domain-containing protein has translation MATLNVCGIRQRIGGLLALTLAIAGPAPAHAQSETGAVRGTVLDATANVGVAGAQVFVAGTAIGTLTDANGAYFLPGVPAGERVVTVRLIGYRETSKSITVTAGETVTLGFSVEQTALRRQDPTVTGVAGETPRVLPYAIDRAARGLAATSVMRAYADFNTESYARIEENGFRSVGSSPLSTFSIDVDRASYANVRRFIQAGERPPVDAVRIEEMINHFPYEWDSERDSAAGRRSSAAGDHPFRILTEVWDAPWKPEHRLVRIGLRAPSIDTENLPPSNLVFLLDVSGSMSPPDKLPLLKKAFALLAEQLRPQDRVAIVVYAGAAGLVLPSTPGNRRARILSAVEQLQAGGSTAGGAGIALAYEVAREHFVEDGNNRVILATDGDFNVGASSDAEMVRLIEKERESGIFLTVLGFGTGNLKDSKMEQIADYGNGNFHYVDGLLEARKVLVEEMGGTLLTVAKDVKLQVEFNPARAAAYRLIGYENRLLADEDFNDDTKDAGELGAGHTVTALYEVVPAGLPVPRSADPLRYQRTAEPRPPVEAPPAEAPPGAFEDELLYVKVRYKDPDGSESRLLAHAVEDRVRSPSRSFRFAAAVAGFGMLLRDSPHAGGLTPDNVIAMAERGRGDDRRGYRGEFIRLVEAVRDLDLLGTAAEEDDQR, from the coding sequence ATGGCAACCCTGAACGTATGCGGAATCCGGCAGCGAATCGGCGGCCTGTTGGCACTGACGCTCGCGATCGCGGGCCCGGCCCCGGCTCACGCCCAGTCGGAGACGGGCGCCGTGCGCGGGACGGTACTCGATGCGACGGCCAACGTCGGCGTCGCGGGAGCCCAGGTCTTCGTGGCGGGGACGGCAATCGGCACGCTGACCGACGCGAATGGCGCCTACTTCCTCCCGGGCGTGCCCGCGGGGGAGCGGGTCGTCACGGTCCGGTTGATCGGCTACAGGGAAACGAGCAAGTCGATCACCGTCACGGCGGGCGAGACGGTCACGCTGGGTTTCTCCGTCGAGCAGACGGCGCTGCGGCGGCAGGATCCCACCGTGACGGGCGTGGCCGGCGAGACTCCGCGGGTACTCCCGTACGCGATCGATCGCGCCGCGCGCGGGCTTGCGGCCACTTCGGTCATGCGCGCGTACGCCGACTTCAACACCGAGTCGTACGCCCGGATCGAGGAGAACGGTTTCCGCAGCGTCGGCTCGTCGCCTCTCTCCACCTTTTCCATCGATGTGGACCGCGCGTCGTATGCAAACGTCCGGCGCTTCATCCAGGCGGGGGAGCGGCCGCCCGTCGACGCGGTCCGGATCGAGGAGATGATCAACCACTTCCCGTACGAGTGGGACTCCGAGCGGGACTCGGCAGCCGGCAGGCGGAGCTCGGCAGCCGGCGACCATCCCTTCCGGATCCTCACGGAGGTCTGGGACGCGCCGTGGAAGCCGGAGCACCGGCTCGTTCGCATCGGACTCCGCGCACCCTCCATCGACACGGAGAATCTGCCGCCGAGCAACCTGGTCTTCCTGCTCGACGTTTCGGGGTCCATGTCGCCGCCCGACAAACTTCCGCTGCTGAAGAAGGCCTTCGCCCTGCTCGCCGAGCAGCTCCGACCGCAGGACCGGGTCGCGATCGTCGTCTACGCCGGCGCGGCGGGGCTCGTGCTTCCCTCGACGCCGGGGAACCGGCGCGCCCGGATCCTGTCGGCGGTGGAGCAGCTACAGGCGGGCGGAAGCACGGCGGGCGGCGCCGGGATCGCACTCGCCTACGAGGTGGCGCGGGAGCACTTCGTCGAGGACGGCAACAACCGCGTCATTCTCGCGACCGACGGGGACTTCAACGTGGGCGCCTCCAGCGACGCCGAGATGGTGCGCCTCATCGAGAAGGAACGGGAGAGCGGGATCTTTCTCACGGTCCTCGGCTTCGGCACCGGCAACCTGAAGGACTCGAAGATGGAGCAGATCGCGGACTACGGGAACGGCAACTTCCACTACGTGGATGGCCTCCTTGAAGCCCGCAAGGTGCTTGTGGAGGAGATGGGAGGGACGCTCCTCACGGTCGCGAAGGACGTGAAGCTGCAGGTGGAGTTCAACCCCGCGCGCGCCGCCGCGTACCGGCTGATCGGGTACGAGAACCGGCTGCTCGCCGACGAAGACTTCAACGACGACACGAAGGACGCGGGCGAACTCGGGGCCGGCCACACGGTGACCGCGCTGTACGAGGTCGTGCCCGCCGGTCTCCCGGTCCCCCGCAGCGCGGATCCGTTGCGGTACCAGCGGACGGCCGAGCCGCGGCCCCCGGTTGAAGCGCCCCCGGCTGAAGCGCCGCCGGGTGCGTTCGAAGACGAACTGCTCTACGTGAAGGTCCGTTACAAGGACCCGGACGGCTCCGAGAGCAGGCTCCTGGCACATGCGGTCGAGGACCGCGTCCGGTCGCCCTCGCGGAGCTTCCGCTTCGCCGCGGCCGTGGCGGGGTTCGGCATGCTGTTGCGGGACTCGCCCCACGCCGGAGGGCTCACGCCGGACAATGTCATCGCAATGGCGGAGAGGGGACGGGGCGACGACCGGCGGGGCTATCGCGGCGAGTTCATCCGACTCGTGGAGGCCGTTCGCGACCTGGATCTGCTCGGAACGGCAGCGGAGGAGGACGACCAGCGTTAA
- a CDS encoding sigma-70 family RNA polymerase sigma factor encodes MTEPQLIQRLRDGDQDAARALYDAHVDRVFRICYRFAGEDHLAQDFTQETFVRAFTKIDTFRGEAAFGTWLGSIATTVSLNGLRKVKRFRSRETALHDDLRSTRGVHGLEPDVKERLHRAIDELPAGYRTVFLLHDLEGYTHEEIGTMLGIKAGTSKSQLFRARSRLREKLADFAGEWAC; translated from the coding sequence GTGACGGAACCGCAACTCATTCAGCGGCTCAGGGACGGAGACCAGGACGCGGCGCGCGCGTTGTACGACGCGCACGTCGACCGCGTGTTCCGGATCTGCTACCGGTTCGCGGGCGAAGACCATCTCGCCCAGGATTTCACGCAGGAGACGTTCGTGCGGGCGTTCACGAAGATCGACACGTTTCGCGGCGAGGCCGCGTTCGGGACGTGGCTGGGATCGATCGCCACGACGGTGTCGCTGAACGGGCTCCGCAAGGTGAAGCGCTTTCGCAGCCGCGAGACCGCGCTTCACGACGACCTGCGCTCGACCCGCGGGGTGCACGGCCTCGAACCCGACGTCAAGGAGCGGCTGCACCGCGCCATCGACGAGCTTCCCGCCGGCTATCGAACCGTCTTCCTGCTGCACGACCTCGAGGGCTACACGCACGAGGAGATCGGGACGATGCTCGGCATCAAGGCCGGGACGTCCAAGTCACAGCTCTTCCGGGCGCGCAGCCGCCTGAGGGAGAAGCTCGCGGATTTCGCGGGAGAATGGGCATGCTGA
- a CDS encoding ABC transporter permease, which produces MNPFTPRVAAVVRREFILRVKSKWFLLSTLGLPVLIVGLGGLAGFLAVRSATDAGEERRVIGVADPAGLIGDFLVEELLADSLDAVRAADMEALSVDEARSRLSGSSYDLLLMIPRSEGRRSAEMPGATPDADEGEGDDDRTTLLARASVPSVIESSVRGSLQRASVRARLRSVGVQSIDPGALLQRTSFDVINVTESGEARSQDIYRALSFGIAFFFYFILLIYGQMIVRAILEEKQSDIVEIMVSSLRPWELMLGKIVGVGAVGIAQMAVWALVFALAAVYGLTAGASTLAEAGIDIASIPIPWGTLVLMFFFLVFGYLLYAGMFAGAGATISNEHDAQQVMLPITMLIILPFIATQGVIQSPNAGWGVILSLVPFFSPLVMPARLFATSVPVWQWLASLVLLGVFVLGAAWVAGRIFRVGILMKGQRANLPQVLRWIRHG; this is translated from the coding sequence ATGAACCCGTTCACGCCCAGGGTCGCGGCCGTGGTCCGACGGGAGTTCATCCTGCGCGTAAAGTCGAAGTGGTTCCTCCTCTCCACGCTCGGCCTCCCCGTGCTGATCGTCGGGCTCGGCGGCCTCGCCGGCTTCCTCGCCGTAAGGAGCGCGACGGATGCGGGCGAGGAGCGCAGGGTCATCGGGGTCGCCGACCCCGCCGGACTCATTGGCGACTTCCTCGTCGAAGAACTCCTCGCGGATTCGCTCGACGCCGTGCGCGCAGCGGACATGGAGGCGTTGTCGGTCGACGAGGCGCGGTCGCGGCTCTCGGGCTCCTCCTACGATCTGCTGCTGATGATCCCGAGGAGTGAGGGCCGGCGCTCCGCGGAGATGCCGGGGGCGACGCCGGACGCGGACGAAGGGGAGGGCGACGACGACCGGACGACGCTGCTCGCGCGGGCCAGCGTGCCTTCCGTCATCGAGAGCTCGGTCCGGGGCTCCCTTCAGCGGGCATCGGTACGGGCGCGCCTGCGCTCGGTCGGCGTGCAGAGCATCGATCCCGGGGCGCTGCTCCAGCGGACCTCGTTCGACGTCATCAACGTCACGGAGTCCGGCGAAGCGCGGTCCCAGGATATCTACCGGGCGCTCAGCTTCGGCATCGCGTTCTTCTTCTACTTCATCCTGCTCATCTACGGGCAGATGATCGTGCGGGCGATCCTCGAGGAGAAGCAGTCCGACATCGTCGAGATCATGGTCTCCTCCCTTCGCCCGTGGGAACTGATGCTGGGCAAGATCGTGGGCGTCGGCGCCGTGGGTATCGCGCAGATGGCGGTCTGGGCGCTGGTCTTCGCGCTCGCCGCGGTCTACGGCCTCACCGCCGGGGCATCCACGCTGGCGGAGGCGGGGATCGACATCGCGAGCATCCCGATCCCGTGGGGCACGCTCGTGCTGATGTTCTTTTTTCTCGTCTTCGGCTACCTGCTCTACGCGGGCATGTTCGCCGGGGCCGGCGCGACGATCAGCAACGAGCACGACGCCCAGCAGGTCATGCTCCCGATCACGATGCTGATCATCCTCCCCTTCATCGCGACGCAGGGCGTGATCCAGAGCCCGAACGCGGGCTGGGGCGTCATCCTCTCCCTCGTGCCGTTCTTCAGTCCGCTGGTGATGCCGGCGCGGCTGTTCGCCACCTCGGTCCCGGTGTGGCAGTGGCTCGCGTCGCTGGTTCTGCTGGGAGTCTTCGTCCTCGGGGCGGCGTGGGTCGCGGGCCGCATCTTCCGGGTCGGGATTCTGATGAAGGGCCAGCGCGCCAACCTGCCGCAGGTGCTGCGGTGGATACGCCACGGCTAG
- a CDS encoding ubiquinone/menaquinone biosynthesis methyltransferase yields MKLNRRISGQIERPADKRRYVRRLFAGVAGRYDVTNDLMSLGLHRRWKRRLLERAELRPDHRVLDLAAGTGDLARGALGQAAREAFEIHVVAADLTPEMMRVGRGRPGPDLAGWIGADALRLPFPDGAFDRVVIGYGLRNFAGLDSALAESFRCLRPGGRLISLDFGHPRSEALRRLYLGYLDVSTRIAGWALHRDPESYVYIPESLRRFPDQREMVRRMEAVGFVECGYEDLMMGTMAINYGDRR; encoded by the coding sequence TTGAAGCTCAATCGACGCATCTCCGGCCAGATCGAACGGCCGGCGGACAAACGCCGCTACGTGCGACGGCTGTTCGCCGGCGTGGCCGGTCGCTACGACGTCACCAACGATCTCATGTCGCTGGGTCTCCACCGCCGCTGGAAGCGCCGGCTGCTTGAACGGGCCGAACTGCGCCCGGACCACCGCGTCCTCGATCTCGCGGCCGGTACGGGAGACCTCGCCCGGGGAGCGCTGGGCCAGGCCGCGCGCGAGGCGTTCGAGATTCACGTCGTGGCCGCGGATCTCACGCCGGAGATGATGCGGGTGGGGCGTGGACGTCCGGGCCCCGACCTCGCCGGCTGGATCGGGGCCGATGCGCTTCGTCTGCCCTTCCCCGACGGCGCGTTCGACCGCGTCGTCATCGGCTACGGGCTGAGGAACTTCGCCGGCCTGGACTCCGCACTGGCCGAGAGCTTCCGCTGCCTGCGACCGGGCGGGCGGCTGATCTCGCTCGACTTCGGCCACCCTCGCTCCGAGGCATTGCGCCGCCTCTACCTCGGATACCTCGACGTTTCGACCCGCATCGCGGGTTGGGCGCTTCACCGCGATCCGGAGTCCTACGTGTACATCCCCGAGTCGCTGAGGCGGTTCCCGGATCAGCGGGAGATGGTCCGCAGGATGGAAGCGGTCGGGTTCGTGGAGTGCGGCTACGAAGACCTGATGATGGGCACGATGGCCATCAACTACGGAGACCGCCGTTAG
- a CDS encoding ATP-binding cassette domain-containing protein yields the protein MNTPAIRLRGVTKRFDRKTAVRDLDLEIPHGSIYGLIGPNGAGKTTTLRIILDIIGPDAGSVDVFGSPNVESMRTRIGYLPEERGMYQKMTAADHLAFFGQLKGLKRKDALARARSGLDAVGLGDRADDKVETFSKGMAQKAQFLGVILHEPDLLVLDEPFSGLDPLNVELFKQLLQERQQAGATILLSTHLIEDAERLCERVCMIAGATKVLDGRVRDIKAAAGRRDIALSFEGNPTFLDAPDLIEDISAHGTYVEVRMLEGADPQALLRRAVDSGALISRFELIEPSLRQIFIEKATEAGLSHEDESEDDEAAA from the coding sequence GTGAATACACCGGCCATTCGCCTCCGGGGCGTCACGAAGCGCTTCGACAGGAAGACTGCGGTCCGCGACCTCGACCTCGAGATCCCGCACGGATCGATCTACGGGCTCATCGGCCCGAACGGCGCCGGGAAGACGACGACGCTCCGCATCATCCTCGACATCATCGGGCCCGACGCCGGCTCCGTGGACGTCTTCGGTTCCCCCAACGTCGAGTCCATGCGCACCCGCATCGGGTACCTGCCGGAGGAGCGCGGCATGTACCAGAAGATGACGGCTGCGGACCACCTCGCGTTCTTCGGCCAACTGAAGGGACTGAAGCGGAAGGATGCGCTCGCGCGGGCCCGCTCCGGCCTGGACGCGGTGGGCCTCGGCGACCGGGCCGACGACAAGGTGGAGACCTTCTCGAAGGGGATGGCCCAGAAGGCCCAGTTCCTGGGGGTTATCCTTCATGAGCCCGACCTGCTGGTGCTCGACGAGCCGTTCAGCGGCCTCGATCCGCTGAACGTCGAACTGTTCAAGCAACTTCTGCAGGAACGACAGCAGGCCGGAGCCACGATCCTCCTCTCGACTCACCTCATCGAGGACGCCGAGCGGCTGTGCGAGCGGGTGTGCATGATCGCGGGAGCGACCAAGGTGCTCGACGGCCGGGTCCGCGACATCAAGGCTGCGGCGGGGCGGCGCGACATCGCGCTATCCTTCGAGGGGAACCCCACGTTCCTCGATGCGCCGGACCTTATCGAGGACATTTCGGCGCACGGCACGTACGTGGAGGTCCGCATGCTGGAGGGGGCGGATCCGCAGGCGCTGTTGCGGCGGGCGGTGGACAGCGGGGCCCTGATCTCGCGCTTCGAACTCATCGAACCCTCGCTGCGCCAGATCTTCATCGAGAAGGCGACGGAGGCCGGACTCTCGCACGAGGACGAGAGCGAAGACGACGAGGCGGCGGCATGA